The nucleotide sequence AGAAGTACTCCTGCAACTGTTCTTCCGCTTGCCTAATCAACGAGTTGGACTCAACACGAAAGTCGGCACAAAACAACGTCTGTGTGTTCTGCAAATGTGCTTCCAACGTTTCTTGATCGGCAAACTCCAACAGAATCAACCGCTGTGGGTCAGCGGCCACCACCATCGGTCCCAAAGGGGTCGTGATCCGAGCCAGGGAAGCCGGCACAGCGATTCGGCCACGTGCCGGCGGGCGACCTTGGGCCCAGCGTTGAAGCATCGCGTCGGCCGATCGATCGTTCTGGTCTGTCTGCGTCAACAGTCCCTTTAGAACACATTGCCGGGGAACCGACGCAGGTTCGTGCATTCCCAACTTCGTCTCAGTCGGTTCGCCGTCCATCACTTCAGATTACCGTGATACAAGTACAAGGCACCGTAAGTCCAATTTCGCTTTGGCATCCCCGGAAAATTGGCCCGATCCATCATCAACGCGACATAGGGGGCCGGATACCCGGACGGAAGCGGAATCACGTTGGGCCAAATTCGAGTTCCATGATCGTCATTCCAGGGTGGACGATGAATCTGTAACTCCCCGACCGGCTTCAGATCAGGATAACTTCGAACATAGACCGTTCGATCGGCGCTGCCGAACAGGGCGAATCGCTTATCGCCGAATTGCTGGATCTGCGTGCCCGTGCTGTCGACTTCTACCGGACCGGCGATCCGCTGATAGCCATGATCCCAGTGATCGCTTTCCCACATGGCCGCCTTGTATCCACCTGCATTCTCGCACAACAGCAAACGCCATTTCCCATCGCGGCTATCGTACACACCGTGCGGATCTTCATGCGCACCGTCGATGCCAACCGGCCGCGCCTTCATGATCGAATATCCTTTGCGTGGGTCTCGATCTGAATGGACCGCAAGGATCGATTTGGATTCATTGCGGCCTTTGCTTCCGAACGCGCTGAAACCGGTCGTCCAACCACGCCATTGTCCCGTCGTTGAATCGCGAAACAAGTGCGACGCCAATTCGTTGCGCAACAGCCCATCCCCCATATCGAACACAATCAAGCCTTCGAAACGAAGATCGAATACGGATGGGTTCAGCGAAAACACGCCTTGGGCTGGATGCGGAAGCGCACGTCCGCGAATGGTGACGGTGAACCACAATCGCCCGTCATCCAATAAGGGGCGTCCCTGTTCGTCGGTGATGGCACGAATGTCCGCCTGACCGGTCCCCGGAGTGATCGCCGCGGTCACCCGTCGAATCTTGATCTCGGATGAATCCTTCAAATTGGCAGTGGCCATGAATTCGTACCGAAATGCTACAGCCTTGTCTCTTAGCTCCAGATGCTCCGAAAAATCGATGTACCCGATCAACCGGCTGCGACCAGATGTTTCAATGAACACGTTCGCGCCGACCGCCGCCATCTGGACCCTCAGAACACAGGATGCTTTCTTAATTTGGTGATCCTCTAGATTCCAGACATGGGACTGAACGTCGTTGCCATCAATGTGCGTCGTCCATCGCACCTGATTCGGCCGATCATTTTGAAACAGCAATTCGGCTTCCAAAAAATCAGTCGACCCTGAATCATCCAACCGGATTCCAACCGCCCCGTTTCCGATGATCGAAGCAATCTCCACTTCATAGGTCGCAAAAGGGTTGACACTACCGATCCATCGCCGCGTCAACGATCGTTCAGATTGTCCGGCCTTGACGATCAGGTGCCCAGATTCCAGCCTGCAAACCGCACGCTCACTTGCGGGAACGTTGTCCGGATGCATCAAATCCAGATCAATCGCTTTGGAAGGTGACAAACCAGCAAGTGGAATCGCCTGTTCGGAATCAAAAACCATTCGCCGCACCGCTTGCCGACGAAACTGGATCTGATCTGGCCGAATGTCTTGGCCAATCGCCATGCCGCCAACGATCAAGCCACCCAGCATCCAAATCGTGATCGTGCCAAGGGTTCTACGAGAAAAGTGTTCCGTGTGGGTCATCACAAGAAGTTCCGAACTAGACGCCGAGCAATTCAAGTACAATCAAAAACTTTACAATGGTGACGCTAAACACCTGCGGACCGATCGACCAGATCCCATCCGAACTTTCGACAGCGTCTCCGATCCCGCGGCCCAATCGCTACACATCATCGCGATTCGTTCCCCAAAATCTGGGCACGCCGATTCCTTCCCGAAGATGCCAGCGACCAGCACCGACGATGAACAAAGCATTTAATGTGAACAGATACAAAATCTGCCTCAGTATCGCAGTTTTCTTACTGGTTGCGGTATCCAAGCAAATCCAGGCGGCCCCAACCGTCGACCGCCCCAACGTCATCCTAATCTTCGCGGACGACCTTGGCCCGGGACTACTGGGATGTTACGGCCAACAGGTCATCCGCACGCCCAATATTGACCGCTTGGCGACCGAGGGTATCCGATTCACCAACTATTACGGCGGCGTCTACTGTGCTCCTTCACGCTGGACCCTGCTAACCGGCATGCATGACGGCCGCGTCGGCGGGTGGTCACAAACCCGCCCCGGCCTTCCCATCCAGCGTGATTCCGGACGCATCACACAGCAAGAATATGAACGGCGATTCGCGGCGCTGAAGGCCAACGCCAATCCCATCGCTGAGAACGAAGTCTTCTTAGCACAAATTGCGCAGCGTGCCGGATTCGAAACCGCACAGTTCGGCAAACTCGACCGTGGCTTTCTGACGTGGCACCAACGTGTCAAGCGATTTGGATGGGACTTCTACGAAGGCTACTTCGACCACCAGCGATGCCACGGCTTTTATCCACCCTATCTGTGGCGAAACGGCCAGCGATTCGAACTTCCGGGGAATACACGGGCGGACTGCGGAAAGACTTCCGAGAAAGGTGATGAACCGATCGGATACGGCGGCCAAACGTACTCACAAAACGTTTTCATTGAAGGCATCGTGAAGTTCATTCGCCAGAACCGTGACCGACCCTTCTTCCTCTATCACCCCACACAATTGCCACATGGTCCGGTTTCCATCCCGGAACTGCATCCTGATTTTGCTGACGCACCGAACCTTTCCTTGGCTGAAAAGAAATACGCGTCGATGGTGAAGATGCTTGACGATCACGTCGGACGGATCATGAATGAACTGAAGATTCAGGGCCTGGACAAAAACACCATCGTCTTCTTCACCTCGGACAACGGTCACGAACTCTACTACGGCCCCAAAGATGATTATCGCGCACAGCGATTGCCTGATGGCAAGCCAGCCAATCTGACCGACAGAAAATGGCGAACGTCTCGGTACGGTGATGTGTTCAACGGCGCCGGCGGACGCGCGGGTTTGAAACGGAGCGGTTACCAGGGCGGAATGCAATGCCCCATGATTGCGCGCTGGCCAGGAAAGATCGCCGCGGGTACCGAGACCTCTCTACTGTCATCACACTACGATTTTCTTCCCACTTTGGCGGATTTAGTGGGGCAGAATACGCCCGCCGGAAAAGATGGGATTTCGTTCTTGCCCACCTTGCTCGGGCAAGAACAAACCGAGCGACACGATCACATTTTTGTCTTCAATCGATTTGCCGCGATGGGAAGCAGCGCATTGATCGCAAGCGATGGCTTCAAACTGGTCGAAGCCCGACGCGATCAAGGCGTTTTTCAGCTGTACAACATCGGGGAAGACAACGAGGAGCGTTTCGACTTGGCGTCCCGATATCCCGACAAAGTCCAGCGAATGAAGAAGATCATGCAGCAAGAATCGAATTCTCCGCGTCCGGACTTGGCTCCGGCTCAGCCTTGAAGAACAACGTGTCGACGCCTTCAAATTTCCAATCTCACCACCGTCCGAAAGCTGCTGACAAACCATGCGTATTCCCTGCTCTGCTGGCGTTGTACTGACCGCCATCGCTTGCTTTATCCAGTGGGGGACCGGTTCGGTCGTTGCATTGGCGACCGATCAACGTCCCAACCTGATTTTTTTGATGGCCGATGATCAGTGCACTTACTCCCTGGGATGCTATGGCAACAACGATGTCCAAACACCGAATCTAGATCAGCTGGCACGTGATGGCATCGTGTTTGATAATCACTACGTCACCACGGCCATCTGCATGGCCAGTCGGGCAACCGTGATGACGGGGCGCTTTGAGTTCAAGACCGGATGCAATTTCACGCATGGTGACATGCGGCTTGACACTTGGAAAACGTCCTACCCGGTTCTGCTTCGCCGATCAGGCTATCGCACTGCATTTGCCGGAAAGATCGGCTTCGACGTCGCTGACCAACAGGGCGAACACCGATTGAAGCTGGCGAATGAATTCGATCGCTGGGGCGGTGGTCCGGGTCAGACGAGTTACAAAACCAAAGCGAATGCGTCCATGGCCGCCTATGCGGACAAGTATCCGCATTCAACACTGTCCTATGGCGCATTCGGTCGCGATTTCATTCAGAATTCCGCGATCTCCGGCCAGCCATTCTGTCTTTCCATCAGCTTCAAAGCACCACACAAGCCTGCCGAACCGGATCCGGCATTCGATGCGGTCTACCAAAACAATCGCTTCAGAAAACCCGATAACTTCGGTCGCGAGTACGGGACACATTTTTCCAAACAAAGCAAAACGGATCGCCAATACGAGCGTTTCTTTAGCTGGAATTATGCCGATGACTACGACGGCGTGATGGCCAAGTACCATCAACAGGTCTATGGAATTGATCAAGCCGTTGGGATGATTCGAAAAGCTTTGAAGCAGTGCAATGTCGACCACAACACGGTCATCATCTACACGTCAGACAATGGATTCCTCTGTGGGTCCCACGGCTATGGTTCCAAAGTCCTTCCCTACGAAGAATCATCACGCGTCCCATTGATCGTGTTCGATCCGCGGTCCCCGCGGTCAGGCCAAAACCGGCGTTGCGACGCGTTGACCGGAAATTGCGACTTCATGCCGACGTTGCTGACGCTTGCGGGCGTTCCCGTTCCGCAGGGAACCGACGGTGGCGATCTGATGGCTATTTATGAAGATCCTTCCCAATCCATCCATGAATCATTGCCACTAATCAACGTTTGGGGGAATCCGGCAACCCATTCACTGTCCGTAGTAACCAAAGATCATAAATACATCTTGTGGTCCTACGCCGGCGACGGATTCGAAGCATCAGAAGAGTTCTACGATACAGCAAACGATCCGCTGGAATTGGTCAACCTGGCCGGAAACAACCAGCAGATCGAAACGCTTCGCCTGATGCGTCGTCGATACGACGCATATGTCCGCCAGTGGGCCAAAGAATCGGTACCCTATAACGGCTATCCACGATATGCGACGGTGTTCGATCGCAATCTTCCCTGGAGCGAGAAAGCCGCATTGACGAAGCGATCGAAATCGCAGAAATGACGGTTGCCCAGTAGCCAACTCAAAGGCCCTCCAACGTGCGAGCGCATCAAGCGAACCACGAGCCTGTTCACCGCATCGATTGTTGACTGGCTTCGGGAATTTCAAAACGCTGAAGGAACGGCAAACGGGTGGCCCCGCCCTTCACAGGCCTTCCAATTTCGATTCCCCATCTGGGCGGACCACCGGCGTAGTCCATTTGGAAATCATCAGCACGATAGACCCCACCCGCCCAGGGTCCGCTAATCACACGATGAGTCTTGGTAAATCGAATTCTGTCAGCGGCGTACATGATAGAATTCGTAATCTCTTTGGGGCCCGTGGTCCCAATCATCGCCGCCACACCACCGCCTTGCGGCCAGACCAAAACTTCGTGATTGCCAGGTATGACTGGGTTCGCCGCGTGCTTCACGTAGGGACCTTGGGGATCCTTGGCGACTGCGACTCCCATTTGCGTTTGCCCGGGGCCTTTACCCAGCTGTCTGCCTTTGTAGTAAAGCCAGTACTTTCCTTCACGAGCGATCAGACATGCGTCGTCCACAAGATGGCTGTCAAAATCTTTTTTATGCTCACTGTTGGTCACGACGGGACCGTCACCCACACGCGACCACGGTCCATCCGGTGATTCAGACACGGCAACGCCGATTTTTGAATCCGGATTGAACCCCTTCTGAAATTTGCGAGATGTTCCCGTATAGAAAAGCCAGTACCGTCCTTCGGCTACTAAGATATTGGGCGTAAAGACACTGGCCCCGTCCCAGTCGCCAGGGGTTCCCTTTGCCAAGGCCTGGCCTTGTTCGGTCCAGTGAACACCATCCGAAGATGTCGCATACCAGACGGTTGCGTCGTAGCCAGGCGATATCTTCCCCCTGGAATACCACACATAATACGTGTCATCAACTCGGATGATATCGCTGGGGTCACGTCGCATCACATTGGGTGTCGCGCCGATCCCTTCGACGGCTCGGTGGGTCACCGAAACGGTCGGAAGTTCGGCGGAACCTGCGACAGCGGTTAGCGATACCAAAAAGTACACAAAGTTCGATACTAAGAATTTCATATTCGGCTCCTGGGCTGTCGCGTACGGGCTAAGGCTTCCTGGTCATCGTCGACGACGAAGCACCGCCGCAATCTTGCGACATCTCGCTGTCGACGCTCGGATAAATTATGCCTGAGCATCGCAAGGTCGATGGCTCTGGACTTTGTCTGGTTTATCGTTCTTGGGGATCCACCAACTCGATCATGCGCTGGTCGGTTCCCGTCACATCCACGTCACCCAACTCGCCACGAACTTCGTCCGCCCTCTGCTTCAATCGTGCCACGACGTCAGGGTAACGACTCGCCAGATCCTGCGTTTCGCCAACGTCCGCACGGAGATTGAACAGCCGATGCTCGTTCAACTCTACAAATCCGCGGCCTTTCATCTTCTTCTTTGACCAGAACGGTTGGTCCCTAGCCGTACGCGGCAAATGAAGTTTCCAGTTGCCTTCGCGGACGGCTTGTAAGTTGGTGCCGTTGTAGTAATACAACACCTTGTGAGGCGACTCGGTGGACTGCCCCAACAGAATCGGCAGAATGTGCTTCCCGTCGATCTTTCGATCCTCAGGCGGCATCACACCAGCCAGTCCACAGAACAGCGGTAACAGGTCCATGCTGGTCAAGGTCGTGTTCGACACCTGATCCGCCGGGATCATGCCCGGCCACCGAAAGATTCCCGGGACACGATGTCCGCCTTCCATCGTGCAGTACTTTCCGCCGTTTAACCCACCAGTGGACCCTGCGATGGTTGGACCATTGTCAGAAGTGAATACCACCAAGGTGTTTTCATCGATTCCGGCATCACGAATGGCCGCCATAATGCGACCAGTACTGTGATCTAGTTCTTGAACAAAATCGCCGTACTTTCCTTTTCCAGATTTCCCAACGAATCCAGCGCTTGGAAGTAAAGGTGAGTGCACGAT is from Crateriforma conspicua and encodes:
- a CDS encoding arylsulfatase encodes the protein MNKAFNVNRYKICLSIAVFLLVAVSKQIQAAPTVDRPNVILIFADDLGPGLLGCYGQQVIRTPNIDRLATEGIRFTNYYGGVYCAPSRWTLLTGMHDGRVGGWSQTRPGLPIQRDSGRITQQEYERRFAALKANANPIAENEVFLAQIAQRAGFETAQFGKLDRGFLTWHQRVKRFGWDFYEGYFDHQRCHGFYPPYLWRNGQRFELPGNTRADCGKTSEKGDEPIGYGGQTYSQNVFIEGIVKFIRQNRDRPFFLYHPTQLPHGPVSIPELHPDFADAPNLSLAEKKYASMVKMLDDHVGRIMNELKIQGLDKNTIVFFTSDNGHELYYGPKDDYRAQRLPDGKPANLTDRKWRTSRYGDVFNGAGGRAGLKRSGYQGGMQCPMIARWPGKIAAGTETSLLSSHYDFLPTLADLVGQNTPAGKDGISFLPTLLGQEQTERHDHIFVFNRFAAMGSSALIASDGFKLVEARRDQGVFQLYNIGEDNEERFDLASRYPDKVQRMKKIMQQESNSPRPDLAPAQP
- a CDS encoding methylated-DNA--[protein]-cysteine S-methyltransferase, with product MHEPASVPRQCVLKGLLTQTDQNDRSADAMLQRWAQGRPPARGRIAVPASLARITTPLGPMVVAADPQRLILLEFADQETLEAHLQNTQTLFCADFRVESNSLIRQAEEQLQEYFCGHRSKFTVPYELRGTEFQRAVWEQLCSIPPGATISYQELASRVGKPGAQRAVGRANGQNRLAILVPCHRVVRADGKLNGYAGGVWRKRWLLERERQT
- a CDS encoding sulfatase family protein; this encodes MSYHSISASPGVTPRIMMGFAIAFWAIGFGASSVSSAGGAKRPPNFVVIFADDLGFGDLSCYDSRGIETPNIDAVAQQGFRSTDFFVPANVCSPSRAALLTGRYPMRCGMPVARHESESKYDRYGLADDEMTIPELLKPAGYRTLMVGKWHLGMEVDGSHPLDAGFDEHLGIPSNYGKQRGPNYNTLYRGRQVEQRNVPCEELTKRYTDEVIQFIQRCKDQPFYIYVSHHIVHSPLLPSAGFVGKSGKGKYGDFVQELDHSTGRIMAAIRDAGIDENTLVVFTSDNGPTIAGSTGGLNGGKYCTMEGGHRVPGIFRWPGMIPADQVSNTTLTSMDLLPLFCGLAGVMPPEDRKIDGKHILPILLGQSTESPHKVLYYYNGTNLQAVREGNWKLHLPRTARDQPFWSKKKMKGRGFVELNEHRLFNLRADVGETQDLASRYPDVVARLKQRADEVRGELGDVDVTGTDQRMIELVDPQER
- a CDS encoding family 43 glycosylhydrolase, with product MKFLVSNFVYFLVSLTAVAGSAELPTVSVTHRAVEGIGATPNVMRRDPSDIIRVDDTYYVWYSRGKISPGYDATVWYATSSDGVHWTEQGQALAKGTPGDWDGASVFTPNILVAEGRYWLFYTGTSRKFQKGFNPDSKIGVAVSESPDGPWSRVGDGPVVTNSEHKKDFDSHLVDDACLIAREGKYWLYYKGRQLGKGPGQTQMGVAVAKDPQGPYVKHAANPVIPGNHEVLVWPQGGGVAAMIGTTGPKEITNSIMYAADRIRFTKTHRVISGPWAGGVYRADDFQMDYAGGPPRWGIEIGRPVKGGATRLPFLQRFEIPEASQQSMR
- a CDS encoding sulfatase family protein; amino-acid sequence: MRIPCSAGVVLTAIACFIQWGTGSVVALATDQRPNLIFLMADDQCTYSLGCYGNNDVQTPNLDQLARDGIVFDNHYVTTAICMASRATVMTGRFEFKTGCNFTHGDMRLDTWKTSYPVLLRRSGYRTAFAGKIGFDVADQQGEHRLKLANEFDRWGGGPGQTSYKTKANASMAAYADKYPHSTLSYGAFGRDFIQNSAISGQPFCLSISFKAPHKPAEPDPAFDAVYQNNRFRKPDNFGREYGTHFSKQSKTDRQYERFFSWNYADDYDGVMAKYHQQVYGIDQAVGMIRKALKQCNVDHNTVIIYTSDNGFLCGSHGYGSKVLPYEESSRVPLIVFDPRSPRSGQNRRCDALTGNCDFMPTLLTLAGVPVPQGTDGGDLMAIYEDPSQSIHESLPLINVWGNPATHSLSVVTKDHKYILWSYAGDGFEASEEFYDTANDPLELVNLAGNNQQIETLRLMRRRYDAYVRQWAKESVPYNGYPRYATVFDRNLPWSEKAALTKRSKSQK